A genomic segment from Branchiostoma floridae strain S238N-H82 chromosome 7, Bfl_VNyyK, whole genome shotgun sequence encodes:
- the LOC118420224 gene encoding sushi repeat-containing protein SRPX2-like translates to MPTGDLAYSRLVASERVFYPVRDEIQCPPLNAPANGMKFGGNEYLETVTFACTTGYEIVGTSTLVCQADQTWSDTVPTCVRSQCPILQAPANGDVTGSNEYGSTATFNCEVGYRLEGSATRTCMASKTWSGIETSCVLKTCPPLHAPDHGSVSGGNSYGDVVTYSCETGYDMLGTPSRTCQDSQQWSGNQPYCLKVHCNTLNPPTAGSILGGNEYGESVQFSCWLGHTLTGNRNRTCQEDGLWSGQQPSCVGKTKKTTSLLD, encoded by the exons atgccgacgggagacctggcgtaTTCCCGTCTtgtagccagcgaaagggtatttTACCCCGTAAGGGACG AGATACAGTGCCCACCACTCAACGCTCCAGCCAACGGAATGAAGTTCGGCGGAAATGAGTACCTGGAGACAGTTACCTTCGCTTGTACCACAGGGTATGAGATCGTAGGTACCAGCACTTTGGTATGCCAGGCCGACCAAACGTGGAGCGACACAGTACCAACGTGTGTCC GTTCTCAGTGCCCCATACTACAAGCCCCGGCTAACGGTGACGTCACGGGAAGTAATGAATACGGAAGCACCGCTACCTTTAACTGTGAGGTGGGGTATCGGCTGGAGGGCAGCGCTACAAGGACATGCATGGCGAGCAAGACATGGAGCGGGATAGAGACGTCATGTGTCT TGAAAACCTGCCCACCACTTCACGCCCCTGACCATGGCTCAGTGAGTGGAGGCAACAGTTACGGCGACGTGGTGACGTACTCCTGTGAGACCGGGTACGACATGTTAGGCACGCCTTCTAGAACCTGTCAGGACAGCCAACAGTGGAGCGGCAACCAGCCTTACTGTTTGA AGGTCCACTGTAACACTCTGAACCCACCGACCGCCGGTTCCATTTTGGGCGGCAATGAGTACGGAGAGAGTGTCCAGTTCAGCTGTTGGTTGGGCCACACACTGACCGGCAACAGAAACAGGACATGTCAGGAGGACGGGCTATGGAGTGGACAACAGCCCTCCTGTGTAGGTAAGACTAAGAAAACAACCTCTTTATTAGACTAG